Within the Enterobacter bugandensis genome, the region CCTTCGTTGGCGCTCATGATCTCCACGCGCCAGCGGCGCGATTCGGCGTAGCGGCTGTACATGCGGAACAGATCTCCGGCAAAGAGCGCCGCTTCGTCACCGCCGGTCCCGGCGCGCACTTCGACAAACGCGTTACGTTCATCGTCCGGATCTTTCGGCAGGAGCAGCACCTGAAGCTGCTGCTCCATCTCTTCGGAACGCGCTTTTGCATCCTGCAGCTCTTCCTGCGCCATCTCGCGCATCTCAGGATCGTCGAGCATCATCTGCGCGGTTTCAATATCTTCCTGAACCTGTCGCCAGTCGGTAAAGCATTTTGATACATCACTCAACTGCGCATATTCACGCGAAAGCGCGCGAAAACGTTCCTGGTCTGCGATAGTCCCGGCATCGCCGAGCAGCGCCTGTACTTCTTCATGGCGCTCGTGCAGAGCTTCCAGTTTAGCGACGATAGAAGGCTTCATAGGCGTAAGTGCACCTTGTCTTAGAAAATGGGTATAGGGCGCTATTCCAGCCCGAGGCTGTTGCGCAGAATAGTCAGGCGTTCATCATCCCCGTCACGGGCAGCCTGTTGAAGAGATTTGGTTGGCGCATGGATCAGGCGGTTGGTCAGCTTCCACGCCAGATCCTGCATAATCGCCTGCGCGTCGCCGCCCTGTTCCAGGGCCGCTAACGCTTTGGCAGTCAGGTCATCACGCACCTGCTCCGCCTGCCCGCGGTACTCTCGGATGGTCTCGCTGACGCTTTGCGCGCGCAGCCAGGCCATAAATTCGCTGGTTTCCTGCTCAACAATGGTTTCCGCCTGCACGGCCGCCGCTTTACGCTGGGCGAGGTTGTGCGAAATAATGCTTTGCAGGTCATCCACGCTGTAAAGATAGGCGTTAGCCAGCTTGCCAACCTCTGGCTCAACATCGCGCGGAACGGCGATATCCACCAGCAGCATTGGCTGATTACGGCGGGATTTCAGCGCACGCTCCACCATCCCTTTACCGATGATCGGCAGCGGGCTGGCGGTAGAGCTGATAATAATGTCAGCCTCTTTCAGACGTTCATCAATATCGCTCAGCGCAACCACCTCGGCACCCACTTCGTCCGCCAGCACCTGCGCGCGTTCGCGGGTGCGGTTCGCGATAATCATCTTTTTCACTTTATGCTCGCGCAGATGGCGCGCCACAAGCTCGATGGTTTCGCCCGCGCCTACCAGCATCACGGTGACGGTCGACAGGGATTCAAAGATTTGCCGTGCAAGGGTACAGGCCGCGAAAGCAACAGAAACCGCACTGGCACCAATGTCGGTTTCGGTTCGCACACGCTTCGCCACGGAGAAGGACTTCTGGAACATACGCTCCAGCTCGCTGGCCTTGAGATGCCCTTTCTGGGAATCTGCGAAGGCTTTTTTTACCTGGCCGAGGATCTGCGGCTCGCCAAGCACCAGCGAATCCAGACCGCTGGCGACGCGCATCAGATGGCTGACCGCATCGTTATCCTGATGCCAGTACAGGCTGTTGCGCAGCTCGTCTTCGTTGAGATTGTGGTAGTCACATAGCCAGCGGATCAGCGCGTCGTGCAGGTTATCCTGCTCTTCCACGCTCAAATACAGCTCGGTACGGTTGCACGTCGAAAGCACCACGCCACCCTGCACCATCGGCTGTGCAAGCAGGCTGTCCAGCGCCAGGTCAAGCGTATCCGGCGAAAACGTAACGCGTTCTCGCAGCGAAACCGGGGCCGTTTTGTGGTTGATGCCGAGTGCTAATAGGGTCATGTTGAGCGGGAGTAGTACCAGCGTTAATAAGGTTAGCAGGACGCATCATACAGGATGCGCGAGATCAATAAAAGAGACCGCCTCCTTTCGGAGTAATAGGTTACTCAACGCTTTGAGATAATTTGAACGTAGACGGTAGCACTGCGGGGCGCTAGCATTAACAGTTATAACTGCAACGTATCTCAAGGATTTGTCCTCATTATGACCCGACTGATTCGCCTGCTGCCGCTGGCAGCACTGGTTCTGACCGCCTGTACTGTCACCCAACCAAAAGGCCCGGGCAAAAGCCCTGATTCACCGCAGTGGCGTCAGCACCAGCAGGACGTCCTTAATTTGAAGCAGTACCAGACGCGCGGCGCCTTCGCGTATCTCTCTGACGAACAAAAGGTTTATGCCCGCTTCTTCTGGCAGCAAACGGGGCAGGACAACTATCGCCTGCTGCTGCTGAACCCGCTTGGCAGCACCGAGCTGGAGCTTATCGCCAAACCGGGCGAAGCGCAGATCACCGATAACAAAGGCCAGCACTACACGGCGACCGATGCTGAAGAGATGATTGGCAAGCTGACCGGGATGCCAATTCCACTGAACAGCCTGCGCCAGTGGATCCTCGGCCTGCCGGGCGAAGCAACCGACTATACGCTTGACGATCAATACCGTCTGAGCCAGGTCAACTACACCCAGAACGGCAAAACCTGGAAAGTGGTGTACAGCGCCTATGACAGCAAGAGTAAACCGTCGCTGCCATCAAACATGGAGCTGACCCAGGGCAGCCAGCGCATCAAGCTGAAAATGGACAACTGGATCGTTAAATGATGACCCACTGGCCTTCTCCGGCAAAACTGAACCTGTTTTTATACATCACCGGCCAGCGTGCTGACGGCTATCACACTCTGCAGACGCTGTTTCAGTTCATTGACTATGGCGACACGATTGCCATCGAGCCGCGTCAGGATGGGCAGATTTGCCTGCTGACGCCGGTCGACGGCGTGGCGCATGAGGACAACCTGATCGTCCGCGCCGCGCGCCTGCTGATGAAAGCCGCCGCGGAGTCGGGCCGTCTGCCGGCGGGAAGCGGTGCGGATATCCGCATTGAGAAGCGTCTGCCGATGGGTGGCGGTCTCGGCGGGGGCTCATCCAACGCCGCCACCGTGCTGGTTGCGCTGAACCACCTCTGGGGCTGCGGGCTGTCGACGGATGAACTGGCTGGTTTGGGCTTAACGCTGGGCGCAGATGTCCCTGTGTTTGTTCGCGGCCACGCGGCCTTTGCCGAGGGCGTGGGCGAGATCCTCTCCCCGGTCAACCCGCCGGAAAAATGGTATCTGGTTGCCCACCCCGGCGTGAGCATTCCGACCCCGGTCATCTTTAAAGATCCTGACCTGAAAAGAAATACCCCGGTACGGTCAATAGAAACGTTATTAAATTGTGAATTCAGCAACGATTGCGAGGATATCGCAAGAAAACGTTTTCGCGAGGTTGATGCGGTGCTTTCCTGGCTGTTAGAATACGCGCCGTCGCGCCTGACCGGTACAGGGGCCTGTGTCTTTGCTGAATTTGACACCGAATCCGCCGCCCGTCAGGTGCTTGAGCAAGCGCCGGATTGGCTGCATGGTTTTGTAGCGCGCGGGATGAACACCTCCCCCCTACAGCAGGCCATTCTGGCGCAGACTGAGTTTCGGTGACAACGTCACCCTGTTCCAGACGTTGCATCGCGCTCTTTAATACACCGCCTGGATAGCCTTCGCTTAGGCCCCGCAGTTTGCGGCGAACGCTATCCACCACTGGACGCATGCCTGAGGTTCTTCTCGTGCCTGATATGAAGCTTTTTGCTGGTAACGCCACCCCGGAACTAGCACAACGTATTGCCAACCGCCTGTACACTTCCCTCGGCGACGCCGCCGTAGGTCGCTTTAGCGACGGCGAAGTCAGCGTACAAATCAACGAAAATGTACGCGGTGGTGATATTTTCATCATCCAGTCCACCTGTGCTCCAACAAACGACAACCTGATGGAACTGGTTGTTATGGTCGACGCTCTGCGTCGCGCTTCCGCAGGCCGTATCACTGCTGTTATCCCTTACTTTGGTTATGCCCGCCAGGACCGTCGCGTCCGTTCCGCGCGTGTGCCAATCACCGCAAAAGTTGTCGCTGACTTCCTGTCCAGCGTCGGCGTTGACCGCGTACTGACCGTTGACCTGCACGCAGAGCAGATCCAGGGCTTCTTCGATGTCCCGGTTGATAACGTATTCGGCAGCCCAATCCTGCTGGAAGACATGCTGCAGCTGAACCTGGATAACCCAATCGTGGTTTCTCCGGACATCGGCGGCGTGGTACGTGCCCGTGCTATCGCTAAGCTGCTGAACGATACCGACATGGCGATCATCGACAAGCGTCGTCCGCGCGCTAACGTTTCTCAGGTGATGCACATCATCGGTGACGTGGCTGGCCGCGACTGCGTGCTGGTTGACGACATGATCGATACCGGCGGTACGCTGTGTAAAGCCGCTGAAGCGCTGAAAGAGCGCGGTGCCAAGCGCGTGTTCGCTTACGCGACCCACCCGATCTTCTCCGGTAATGCAGTGAACAACCTGCGCAACTCCGTCATTGACGAAGTTGTGGTATGCGATACCATCCCACTGAGCGACGAGATCAAGGCACTGCCAAACGTGCGTACCCTGACCCTGTCCGGGATGCTGGCCGAAGCGATTCGTCGTATCAGCAACGAAGAATCCATCTCTGCAATGTTCGAACACTAATCGAACACGGCCAAAAAACCCGCTGCGGCGGGTTTTTTTGTCTCTGGGTTTTATTTGTATGATTAATGCCTCCTTCACCTGCCATTCATATGACAGATGATGCGCACACGGATGATAGATAATTGTGAAAAACGTAGCCTCCTCACATGTTCTGCCCTTTCGCGCCCTCATCGACGCCTGCTGGAAAGAGAAGTACACCTCGTCACGCTTTATCCGTGACCTGATTGCCGGGATCACCGTCGGAATTATTGCCATCCCGCTGGCGATGGCGCTGGCGATTGGCAGCGGCGTTGCGCCACAGTACGGTCTGTATACCTCGGCCGTTGCCGGGATTGTTATTGCCCTGACGGGCGGCTCGCGCTTCAGCGTCTCCGGCCCGACCGCCGCCTTTGTGGTGATCCTCTACCCGGTTTCACAACAGTTTGGTCTGGCAGGCCTGCTGGTTGCCACCCTGATGTCCGGCGTCTTTTTGATTCTGTTCGGTCTGGCCCGTTTTGGTCGCCTGATTGAATACATTCCCCTTTCCGTGACGCTGGGGTTCACCTCGGGGATTGGGATCACCATCGGAACCATGCAGATTAAGGATTTCCTCGGTCTGCAAATGACCCATGTTCCGGAGCACTATTTACAGAAAGTGGGGGCGCTGTTTATGGCGCTGCCAACGGCCAACCTGGGCGACGCCGCCATCGGAATAGTCACCCTGGGGACGCTGATCGTCTGGCCTCGCCTCGGTATTCGCCTGCCGGGCCATCTGCCCGCCTTGCTGCTGGGCTGCGCGGTGATGGCTATCGTCAATATGTTCGGTGGCCATGTCGCGACTATCGGCTCGCAGTTCCACTATGTTCTGGCGGACGGTTCGCAGGGTAACGGCATTCCACAGCTGCTGCCGCAGCTGGTGCTGCCGTGGGACATGCCTGGTTCGAGCTTCACCCTGAGCTGGGATTCCCTTCGCGCCCTGCTGCCCGCCGCGTTCTCTATGGCGATGCTGGGAGCGATTGAATCCCTGCTGTGCGCTGTGGTGCTCGACGGCATGACCGGCACCAAGCACAAAGCCAACAGCGAACTGGTCGGTCAGGGCTTAGGCAACCTCATCGCACCGTTCTTTGGCGGGATTACCGCCACGGCAGCCATCGCCCGTTCTGCGGCCAACGTGCGCGCAGGTGCGACCTCCCCCGTTTCAGCGGTTATCCACTCCGTGCTGGTAATTCTGGCGCTGCTGATCCTTGCCCCGCTGCTCTCCTGGCTGCCGCTTTCCGCCATGGCCGCCCTGCTGCTGATGGTGGCCTGGAACATGAGCGAGGCGCATAAGGTGGTGAATCTGCTGCGCCGTGCGCCGAAAGACGACATCATCGTGATGCTAATCTGCATGTCGCTAACCGTGCTGTTCGATATGGTTATCGCCATCAGCGTCGGGATCGTGCTCGCGTCCCTGCTATTTATGCGCCGCATCGCGCAGATGACGCGCCTCTCGCCGGTTAACGTGGAGGTGCCTGAGGATGTGCTGGTGCTGCGCGTGATTGGCCCGCTCTTCTTTGCCGCGGCGGAAGGGTTGTTCAGCGATCTGGAGTCCCGCATCGCGGGGAAACGGGTTGTGGTGCTGAAGTGGGATGCCGTCCCGGTGCTGGATGCCGGCGGTCTGGATGCCTTCCAGCGCTTTGTGAAACGTCTGCCGGAAGGCTGCGAGCTGCGGGTCAGCAACCTGGAATTCCAGCCCCTGCGCACCATGGCGCGTGCGGGCGTGCAGCCGATCCCTGGCCGCCTTGCCTTTTATCCTAACCGTGAAGCCGCGTTAGCGGATCTGTGAGTTACCTGATTCAGAGAAACGTCTCTGCATCATCACCCCGATCGCCTGCTGGAGCCATGCAAGCACGGCAGGCGTCATCCAGGTTCCTTTCATCAGATGCGGCTCCTGCTGCATAGCCGTACGAAACTTTTGCTGGGTCTCGGGGTTGGTGCCTGCGTAGGACTGGAACAATGCCAGCCAGTTTTCAGCCAGCTTTTGCGCCTCCTTCGAGTCAGGAGCGATATTGTCCCGCTGCGCCTGATGCAGTTTCGCCACCAGCGGCGGCCACTCCATCATGCGGTCAAAATAATGCGCCCGGGTAAAGGCCATCTCTTCGGCAGTGAGATACTTCTCCCATATGCTGAGCTTAGATTCCGCAAACGCGCGCGTGATGTAATCTGTCATTTCCGGGGTGATGCCGGTCTGCGCCTGCATCTGTGGCTCTACGCTGTGCATCTCGTTCAGCCGGGTGAGAAACTCCGGCTTGCCCGCCGTGTCCTGTTCAAGACGTTCCATCCAGCGGGTCGCCAGATCCATCGCCCGCGTGTCAGTAACGGGTATATCCTGTTCCAGCAGCGCGTTAGCCTCTGCCACCAGCCCTGACCAGATAGCCGCCAGCGCATCCTTCTGCACCGCAAACGGCAGCTGCTGTAACTCTTCTTTGCTAAACCAGCGATCGTACATATTCATTAACTCCAGAGTCTGTAGCCAGGACTCCAGATCCGGCGTCGCATCGTCGGTAAGCCCGGTACGCAGTTCCACCAGCCGGTCGCGCAGCGTGTGTATGCTGCGCAGCTGTTTATCCAGCAGCGTGATTTGCGCATCGAGTAGCTCGGTCAAAGACAGCGACTCCTTTTCCAGAAAATCCCTGATTTCGGCAAGTTCCAGCCCCGCTTTTGCCAGCGCCTGGATCATGTGCAGACGCTGGACATCCGCCAGGTTGTAAAGCCGGTAACCTGCCGCGCTTCTGGCAGAAGGCAGCAACAGCCCTGTTTGCTCGTAGTGATGCAATGTCCGCACGGTGATACCGGCTCGTTTCGCCAGCTCACCCACCTGAATCAACATAACTGCTCCTTTTTACTTTGCCAGTGCCACCACTCTGGAGCCTTACGTTACGTGAGGGTCAATATGCTATGCAAAAAAAAACGACTCCGGATGGAGTCGTTTCGATGTTCTTAATCAGGCACTAGCTGTGCTTATGCTGGTCACGACGACAACGTTTGTCGTAGTGGCGCACCCACCAGTATTTATCGCAGACTTCCTCATGTCCGCTTACGCGCGCCCCGGCGAGCCACAATACTGCACCGAGGAAGATGCTCAATACCGCGCCATGCGCGAAGTATTGTGGGAGATCAAGCTGCGGCAGTTGGTTTAAAATGGAATAACCTACGCCGACTACCATCACGAACAGTCCCAACCCCATTAGCACGTTGCCGAGCATCGAAGCGTTTTTGCGTTTCATATGTCACCTCCGGAACTTTGGGTTGTCAGGGGAAAAGCCCCTAATCCTTGTGTGTAAAGTATAGACAACGCCCCTTTTATGAGTTGCGTGAATGATCACAATTACGGATAACGCACAAACAAAAGTTTACAAATAAGGCTTTGAACAGCTTGAAATTCTAATTGTTCAGATGAGTAATTATTCGAATTTCGCCGGGATAACCGCAGAATTTTGTCAAGCGGCGCGCCAGACAGTAAACTACGCGCCAGATCTGGAACCCATTAGGAATTGAATCGTGACGATTAAACTGATTGTCGGCCTCGCCAACCCGGGCGCGGAGTATGCGGCCACCCGCCACAACGCCGGAGCCTGGTACGTCGATCTGCTGGCCGAACGGTTACGTGCTCCCCTGCGTGAAGAACCAAAATTCTTCGGCTATACCTCACGTATCAACCTTGCTGGCGCGGATGTTCGCCTGCTGGTGCCCACCACCTTTATGAACCTGAGTGGTAAAGCGGTGGCGGCAATGGCAACGTTTTATCGCATCAATCCGGATGAAATTCTGGTGGCTCACGATGAGCTGGATCTCCCGCCTGGCGTAGCAAAATTCAAGCTGGGCGGCGGACACGGCGGTCACAACGGTCTTAAAGACATCATCAGCAAGTTGGGCAATAACCCGAATTTCCACCGTTTGCGCGTGGGAATCGGCCATCCGGGCGATAAAAACAAAGTTGTCGGTTTCGTGCTCGGTAAACCCCCGGTTTCCGAACAAAAACTGATTGACGAGGCAGTAGACGAAGCGGCGCGCTGCACTGAAATCTGGCTGCAAGACGGCTTAACCAAAGCGACAAATCGCTTACACGCTTTCAAAGCGCAATAATCCGCCCGATACGGCTTTTTTACCGCGCGTCATGTGGGTTACGTGTATAATAGGCGTAGTTATTTACTTTTCATCAATCGGTTATCGTTAACGGATTGATTATCAAGATATTAAGGTGATTTAGAAATGGGATTCAAATGCGGTATCGTCGGTCTGCCAAACGTGGGCAAATCCACCCTGTTTAACGCGCTTACCAAAGCGGGTATCGAAGCGGCGAACTTCCCGTTCTGTACTATCGAACCTAACACCGGCGTTGTGCCAATGCCTGACCCGCGTCTGGACCAGCTCGCGGAAATCGTGAAGCCGCAGCGCATTCTGCCCACCACCATGGAGTTCGTGGACATCGCGGGCCTGGTAAAAGGCGCATCCAAAGGTGAAGGCCTGGGCAACCAGTTCCTGACCAACATCCGTGAAACTGAAGCGATCGGCCACGTTGTGCGCTGCTTCGAGAACGACAATATCATCCACGTTAACAACAAAGTGGATCCGGCTGACGATATCGACGTTATCAACACCGAGCTGGCGCTCTCTGACCTCGACACCTGCGAACGTGCAATTCACCGCGTGCAGAAGAAAGCGAAAGGCGGCGATAAGGATGCGAAAGCGGAACTGGCTGCGCTGGAAAAATGCCTGCCACAGCTGGAAAACGCGGGCATGCTGCGCGCGCTGAAAAACCTGACTGACGAAGACAAAGCGGCGATCAAATACCTGAGCTTCCTAACCCTGAAGCCAACCATGTACATCGCCAACGTTAACGAAGACGGTTTCGAGAACAACCCGTACCTGGATAAAGTGCGCGAAATCGCAGCGGCTGAAGGTTCTGTGGTTGTGGCGGTTTGCGCTGCCGTTGAATCCGATATCGCCGAGCTGGACGACGCCGACCGTGAAGAGTTCATGGCCGAGCTGGGTCTGGAAGAGCCGGGCCTGAACCGTGTGATCCGCGCGGGCTATGAGCTGCTGAACCTGCAGACCTACTTCACCGCTGGCGTGAAGGAAGTGCGTGCCTGGACGATTCCTGTGGGTGCGACTGCGCCTCAGGCGGCCGGTAAGATCCACACCGACTTCGAGAAGGGCTTTATTCGTGCGCAGACTATCGCGTTTGAAGACTTCATTACCTACAAGGGTGAGCAAGGCGCGAAAGAAGCAGGCAAGATGCGTGCGGAAGGGAAAGATTACATCGTTAAAGATGGCGACGTGATGAACTTCCTGTTTAACGTTTGATTAGTTTTGAGTGAAAAAAATCCACGCCTTGGCGTGGATTTTTTTTACATGGTAAAGAGAATGATGTCGGCAGTCGCAAGTTTTAACGACTGAAAGGGGGGCTGGTATAAACGCTCTGCTGGTCAGGCAAGTCTCTCACCTTTAGCAGGAATGCCCCCTCTGCGTATGCCAGTTTCATGCACTATTGTCGCTGTAATTTTAATGTTAAATGTGAATTTAGTGCGAAGGTCCTGACCTAGACAACGCGTTACGCTTCATATCCCAGGAATAAAACCAATCATGCCAGCCATTTTGTATTACTGTATAACTACATACAAAAACTACTTCCTTTGAGTGGTTTAATGTTAAGTAATAGAAAATAGCACCTTCAGGAGGTGCAGACCAAAATAGTTTTCACCCTGAACGTTGAAGATGGTCAAAACGGTTGGTAACGGCTTTGTATCGCTTAACACAAACACTAATTGGCGTGTGGAATCGACCATTACATTGTCTAAAGATGGTATGCTGAAAATATATTTTATCCTTTAGCGATCACAATGGCTCTATGATCAGTTCCATTTTGTATCCAGAACATTTCATCTTGAGGTAACGATCCATTACTACAAAAATCAACAAGTTCACCTTGCCAACCATCAGGAACATAATCTTGACAATGCATACTCTCAACATATTCCGAATATAATCTCTTATTATCAAAGTCTATAAACAAATCCGGCATAAGTTCATATATATCCCACCAAGTTGTTTTTTGCGAAAGCCTATTATAAAACTCATCAGCTATGGCATCCTTATCGTATGAATAACCATCTTTAATTAAATAATTAATGAATATCTGCGCGTTTTCTTCATTTACTACTGGTAAGTCATATCTTTCCTTATGGATATTCTGTAGGTTTATTTCCACCCCACTTTTCACAAAATCCTCTACCCATTTAACTCTGTCTAAGACCCAGATTTCCTTGAACGCAACGAACCAATAAAATCTTCCTTCATACTTAACTATCACAAGGAGTTCGTCATCTTTATTG harbors:
- the hemA gene encoding glutamyl-tRNA reductase — its product is MTLLALGINHKTAPVSLRERVTFSPDTLDLALDSLLAQPMVQGGVVLSTCNRTELYLSVEEQDNLHDALIRWLCDYHNLNEDELRNSLYWHQDNDAVSHLMRVASGLDSLVLGEPQILGQVKKAFADSQKGHLKASELERMFQKSFSVAKRVRTETDIGASAVSVAFAACTLARQIFESLSTVTVMLVGAGETIELVARHLREHKVKKMIIANRTRERAQVLADEVGAEVVALSDIDERLKEADIIISSTASPLPIIGKGMVERALKSRRNQPMLLVDIAVPRDVEPEVGKLANAYLYSVDDLQSIISHNLAQRKAAAVQAETIVEQETSEFMAWLRAQSVSETIREYRGQAEQVRDDLTAKALAALEQGGDAQAIMQDLAWKLTNRLIHAPTKSLQQAARDGDDERLTILRNSLGLE
- the lolB gene encoding lipoprotein insertase outer membrane protein LolB, with the translated sequence MTRLIRLLPLAALVLTACTVTQPKGPGKSPDSPQWRQHQQDVLNLKQYQTRGAFAYLSDEQKVYARFFWQQTGQDNYRLLLLNPLGSTELELIAKPGEAQITDNKGQHYTATDAEEMIGKLTGMPIPLNSLRQWILGLPGEATDYTLDDQYRLSQVNYTQNGKTWKVVYSAYDSKSKPSLPSNMELTQGSQRIKLKMDNWIVK
- the ispE gene encoding 4-(cytidine 5'-diphospho)-2-C-methyl-D-erythritol kinase; this encodes MMTHWPSPAKLNLFLYITGQRADGYHTLQTLFQFIDYGDTIAIEPRQDGQICLLTPVDGVAHEDNLIVRAARLLMKAAAESGRLPAGSGADIRIEKRLPMGGGLGGGSSNAATVLVALNHLWGCGLSTDELAGLGLTLGADVPVFVRGHAAFAEGVGEILSPVNPPEKWYLVAHPGVSIPTPVIFKDPDLKRNTPVRSIETLLNCEFSNDCEDIARKRFREVDAVLSWLLEYAPSRLTGTGACVFAEFDTESAARQVLEQAPDWLHGFVARGMNTSPLQQAILAQTEFR
- the prs gene encoding ribose-phosphate diphosphokinase — protein: MPDMKLFAGNATPELAQRIANRLYTSLGDAAVGRFSDGEVSVQINENVRGGDIFIIQSTCAPTNDNLMELVVMVDALRRASAGRITAVIPYFGYARQDRRVRSARVPITAKVVADFLSSVGVDRVLTVDLHAEQIQGFFDVPVDNVFGSPILLEDMLQLNLDNPIVVSPDIGGVVRARAIAKLLNDTDMAIIDKRRPRANVSQVMHIIGDVAGRDCVLVDDMIDTGGTLCKAAEALKERGAKRVFAYATHPIFSGNAVNNLRNSVIDEVVVCDTIPLSDEIKALPNVRTLTLSGMLAEAIRRISNEESISAMFEH
- the dauA gene encoding C4-dicarboxylic acid transporter DauA, translating into MKNVASSHVLPFRALIDACWKEKYTSSRFIRDLIAGITVGIIAIPLAMALAIGSGVAPQYGLYTSAVAGIVIALTGGSRFSVSGPTAAFVVILYPVSQQFGLAGLLVATLMSGVFLILFGLARFGRLIEYIPLSVTLGFTSGIGITIGTMQIKDFLGLQMTHVPEHYLQKVGALFMALPTANLGDAAIGIVTLGTLIVWPRLGIRLPGHLPALLLGCAVMAIVNMFGGHVATIGSQFHYVLADGSQGNGIPQLLPQLVLPWDMPGSSFTLSWDSLRALLPAAFSMAMLGAIESLLCAVVLDGMTGTKHKANSELVGQGLGNLIAPFFGGITATAAIARSAANVRAGATSPVSAVIHSVLVILALLILAPLLSWLPLSAMAALLLMVAWNMSEAHKVVNLLRRAPKDDIIVMLICMSLTVLFDMVIAISVGIVLASLLFMRRIAQMTRLSPVNVEVPEDVLVLRVIGPLFFAAAEGLFSDLESRIAGKRVVVLKWDAVPVLDAGGLDAFQRFVKRLPEGCELRVSNLEFQPLRTMARAGVQPIPGRLAFYPNREAALADL
- a CDS encoding MerR family transcriptional regulator, coding for MLIQVGELAKRAGITVRTLHHYEQTGLLLPSARSAAGYRLYNLADVQRLHMIQALAKAGLELAEIRDFLEKESLSLTELLDAQITLLDKQLRSIHTLRDRLVELRTGLTDDATPDLESWLQTLELMNMYDRWFSKEELQQLPFAVQKDALAAIWSGLVAEANALLEQDIPVTDTRAMDLATRWMERLEQDTAGKPEFLTRLNEMHSVEPQMQAQTGITPEMTDYITRAFAESKLSIWEKYLTAEEMAFTRAHYFDRMMEWPPLVAKLHQAQRDNIAPDSKEAQKLAENWLALFQSYAGTNPETQQKFRTAMQQEPHLMKGTWMTPAVLAWLQQAIGVMMQRRFSESGNSQIR
- the ychH gene encoding stress-induced protein YchH; protein product: MKRKNASMLGNVLMGLGLFVMVVGVGYSILNQLPQLDLPQYFAHGAVLSIFLGAVLWLAGARVSGHEEVCDKYWWVRHYDKRCRRDQHKHS
- the pth gene encoding aminoacyl-tRNA hydrolase, which gives rise to MTIKLIVGLANPGAEYAATRHNAGAWYVDLLAERLRAPLREEPKFFGYTSRINLAGADVRLLVPTTFMNLSGKAVAAMATFYRINPDEILVAHDELDLPPGVAKFKLGGGHGGHNGLKDIISKLGNNPNFHRLRVGIGHPGDKNKVVGFVLGKPPVSEQKLIDEAVDEAARCTEIWLQDGLTKATNRLHAFKAQ
- the ychF gene encoding redox-regulated ATPase YchF; this translates as MGFKCGIVGLPNVGKSTLFNALTKAGIEAANFPFCTIEPNTGVVPMPDPRLDQLAEIVKPQRILPTTMEFVDIAGLVKGASKGEGLGNQFLTNIRETEAIGHVVRCFENDNIIHVNNKVDPADDIDVINTELALSDLDTCERAIHRVQKKAKGGDKDAKAELAALEKCLPQLENAGMLRALKNLTDEDKAAIKYLSFLTLKPTMYIANVNEDGFENNPYLDKVREIAAAEGSVVVAVCAAVESDIAELDDADREEFMAELGLEEPGLNRVIRAGYELLNLQTYFTAGVKEVRAWTIPVGATAPQAAGKIHTDFEKGFIRAQTIAFEDFITYKGEQGAKEAGKMRAEGKDYIVKDGDVMNFLFNV